One Coleofasciculaceae cyanobacterium genomic region harbors:
- a CDS encoding CmpA/NrtA family ABC transporter substrate-binding protein, protein MNNKIKRRAFLQGLGTSASAIALSSCAISGSKAPKSLTKAALAVEPIVKPESLEKPNLTIGYVPVNDCAPFAVAWQKGFFRKYGLNVTLSREASWANSRDGVIFGRLDASPVVSGAVMNARAGAEGARHAPLCAAMTIHRHGNAMTMSKELWDAGIRPWQDYQGNLEQFGRDFDGYFRNAPPEKRSLAVVLSSAIYEYFMRYLIAAAGLDPVTGFRIMITAPPQMVTNMRIGAMQAYMVAEPWNTRAISGNEGIGFTFAQGREIWRGHPDRVLAVMESFINENPKTYRSLVKAMIEACQYCSKPENRTEVAQIVSERSYTGAKPNITGAGIIGNYNYGGFDNQKRIVDSIATTIFYDLPAEVSTVPNDHSTFLWQSQNLWLMTQATRWQQIAKFPKNADKIARTAWRTDLYREIASEMGIKCPTEDFKVESAEAFIDNKAFDPSDPVGYLNSFKIRANAPRSIFMS, encoded by the coding sequence ATGAATAACAAAATAAAACGAAGAGCCTTTCTACAAGGCTTAGGAACGAGTGCGTCCGCGATCGCCTTGTCAAGTTGTGCTATTAGTGGTAGTAAAGCCCCCAAAAGCTTAACCAAAGCAGCCTTAGCCGTCGAACCAATTGTCAAGCCTGAAAGTTTAGAAAAACCCAATTTAACTATTGGTTATGTTCCCGTTAATGACTGTGCGCCCTTTGCTGTAGCTTGGCAGAAAGGTTTTTTTCGCAAGTATGGCTTGAATGTAACTTTAAGTCGTGAGGCTAGTTGGGCAAACTCTCGTGATGGTGTCATATTTGGTCGCCTAGATGCCTCTCCCGTAGTTTCTGGTGCAGTTATGAACGCGAGAGCAGGTGCAGAAGGCGCGCGTCATGCTCCCTTGTGTGCTGCGATGACTATTCATCGTCACGGAAATGCCATGACCATGAGTAAAGAACTTTGGGATGCTGGTATTCGCCCTTGGCAAGATTATCAAGGAAATTTAGAGCAATTTGGGCGAGATTTTGATGGTTATTTTCGTAATGCTCCTCCAGAAAAGAGGTCTTTAGCCGTAGTTTTAAGTTCGGCGATTTATGAATACTTTATGCGTTATTTGATCGCAGCTGCGGGTTTAGACCCGGTGACAGGCTTTCGCATTATGATTACTGCTCCACCTCAAATGGTAACTAATATGCGCATTGGCGCAATGCAAGCCTATATGGTGGCAGAACCTTGGAATACCAGAGCAATTTCTGGTAATGAGGGTATTGGCTTTACCTTTGCCCAAGGTAGAGAAATCTGGCGCGGACATCCCGATCGCGTTTTGGCGGTAATGGAATCTTTTATCAATGAGAATCCCAAAACTTACCGTTCTTTAGTTAAAGCAATGATTGAAGCTTGTCAGTATTGCAGTAAGCCTGAAAATCGCACAGAAGTAGCTCAAATTGTCTCGGAGCGTTCTTATACTGGGGCAAAGCCAAATATAACTGGTGCAGGAATTATCGGAAATTACAATTATGGTGGTTTTGACAACCAAAAACGAATTGTTGACAGTATAGCGACTACTATATTCTACGATTTGCCTGCGGAAGTTTCGACTGTTCCCAACGATCATTCTACTTTTTTGTGGCAATCACAAAACCTATGGTTAATGACTCAGGCAACACGTTGGCAACAAATTGCCAAGTTTCCGAAAAATGCCGATAAAATTGCGCGAACAGCTTGGCGTACTGATTTGTATCGCGAAATTGCTAGCGAAATGGGAATTAAGTGTCCAACAGAAGATTTTAAAGTTGAGTCGGCTGAGGCATTTATTGACAATAAAGCTTTCGATCCCAGCGATCCAGTCGGTTATCTCAACAGCTTTAAGATTCGGGCAAATGCACCCCGCTCAATTTTTATGTCTTAA
- the ntrB gene encoding nitrate ABC transporter permease produces MNLSTFAVAGQFAWKKAKPLVVRDTFLLPLAGFVGLIAVWWAIALFRPELMPTPPQALTENLDYIFNPFYRRGPGDLGLGWLLLASLRRVIIGFLIGAAVAIPVGFLIGMSRPAMLAINPIIQVLKPVSPLAWLPIALAIFNVADPSAIFVIFITSLWSTIINTAMGVSSVPKDYQDVAQMLEMPAWKKILKIILPASLPYIFTGLRISLGVAWLVIVAVEMLTGGIGIGFFVWDEWSRLNLSSVFLAVFVIGITGLILDYILGLVETWVTHRPARS; encoded by the coding sequence ATGAATTTATCTACGTTTGCCGTAGCTGGGCAGTTTGCCTGGAAAAAGGCAAAACCACTAGTTGTTAGAGACACATTTTTATTACCATTAGCAGGTTTTGTCGGATTGATTGCTGTTTGGTGGGCGATCGCCTTATTTCGTCCTGAACTAATGCCCACTCCTCCACAAGCATTGACGGAAAATTTAGATTATATTTTTAATCCTTTTTATCGTCGAGGACCAGGAGATTTAGGTCTGGGTTGGTTGTTGTTAGCTAGCTTGCGACGGGTAATCATCGGCTTTTTAATTGGGGCTGCGGTGGCTATCCCTGTAGGCTTTTTGATTGGAATGTCAAGACCTGCAATGTTAGCGATCAATCCAATAATTCAAGTTCTTAAACCCGTCTCTCCGTTAGCTTGGTTGCCGATCGCTTTAGCTATTTTTAATGTTGCCGATCCTTCAGCTATTTTCGTAATTTTTATTACTTCTCTTTGGTCAACTATTATTAACACAGCCATGGGGGTATCTAGCGTCCCCAAAGACTATCAAGACGTAGCGCAAATGCTAGAAATGCCAGCTTGGAAAAAAATTCTCAAGATTATTTTACCTGCAAGTCTGCCTTATATTTTTACTGGCTTGCGGATTAGTTTAGGGGTTGCCTGGTTGGTAATTGTGGCAGTAGAAATGTTGACAGGTGGAATCGGCATTGGCTTTTTTGTCTGGGATGAATGGAGTCGCCTCAACCTTAGTTCCGTATTTTTGGCAGTATTTGTCATAGGTATAACTGGTTTAATTCTTGACTATATTTTGGGCTTAGTAGAAACCTGGGTAACTCATCGTCCTGCCCGTTCTTAG
- the uvrB gene encoding excinuclease ABC subunit UvrB produces the protein MSLFNLQSPFEPGGDQPEAIAQLTDSLQQGNRFQTLLGATGTGKTFSVANLITNVQKPTLVLAHNKTLAAQLCNELRLFFPDNAVEYFVSYYDYYQPEAYIPVSDTYIEKTASINDEIDMLRHSATRSLFERRDVIVVASISCIYGLGMPAEYLNAAVPLKLGMEVNQRELLRDLVTVQYSRNDIELERGRFRVKGDVLEIVPAYEDRIIRIEFFGDEIEALRYVDPVTGEILQSLNGINIYPARHFVTPQSRLEIACLNIRQELEARLIELESENKLLEAQRLEQRCRYDLELLEEVGYCNGVENYSRHLAGKKPGSPPECLIDYFPDDWLLVIDESHVTVPQLRGMYNGDRARKKVLIEHGFRLPSAADNRPLKADEFWSKVNQCVFVSATPATWELEQSEDRVAQQIIRPTGVIDPEILVRPTEGQVDDLFGEIHDRIAKGERVLITTLTKKMSEDLSEYFAERDIKVQYLHSEIKSIERIEILQSLRRGDVDVLIGVNLLREGLDLPEVSLVAILDADKEGFLRSASSIIQTIGRAARHVQGQAILYADNLTKSMAKAIEETERRRNIQIAYNKRHNITPKPIIKNEENSILAFLDISRRLNSEQLEEVYEKSAELSLEKIPALIEQLEAKMKQAAKDLEFEEAAKYRDRILKLRDKLLGRSRNNTNSQK, from the coding sequence ATGAGCTTATTTAACCTGCAATCACCCTTTGAACCAGGGGGAGATCAGCCTGAAGCGATCGCCCAATTAACCGACTCATTACAGCAAGGAAACCGCTTTCAAACCTTACTAGGGGCAACAGGTACAGGTAAAACTTTTTCCGTAGCCAACCTGATTACCAATGTGCAAAAGCCAACTTTGGTATTGGCGCACAATAAAACCTTAGCAGCCCAGTTGTGCAATGAGTTACGCTTGTTTTTCCCGGACAATGCAGTAGAATATTTTGTCAGTTATTACGATTACTATCAGCCTGAGGCTTACATTCCCGTCAGCGATACTTATATTGAGAAAACGGCTTCAATTAACGATGAGATTGATATGTTGCGTCACTCAGCAACGCGATCGCTTTTTGAACGTCGAGATGTAATTGTTGTCGCCTCGATTAGCTGTATTTATGGTTTGGGAATGCCCGCCGAGTATCTCAATGCCGCCGTACCGCTTAAACTGGGTATGGAAGTTAATCAACGGGAATTATTGCGAGATTTAGTGACTGTTCAGTATTCCCGTAACGATATTGAACTTGAACGGGGAAGATTTCGAGTCAAGGGAGATGTATTAGAAATTGTTCCTGCTTATGAAGATCGGATAATTCGGATCGAGTTTTTTGGCGATGAGATCGAAGCCTTGCGTTACGTCGATCCAGTTACAGGAGAGATTTTACAAAGTCTGAATGGGATTAATATCTATCCCGCCCGTCACTTTGTTACACCCCAGTCAAGATTAGAAATAGCTTGTTTAAATATTAGACAGGAATTAGAAGCCCGTTTAATTGAACTCGAAAGTGAAAATAAGCTACTCGAAGCCCAAAGATTAGAACAGCGTTGTCGCTACGATCTAGAACTCTTAGAAGAAGTTGGCTATTGTAACGGCGTAGAAAACTATTCTCGACATTTAGCAGGGAAAAAACCAGGTTCACCACCAGAATGTTTGATCGATTATTTTCCTGATGATTGGCTATTGGTAATTGATGAATCTCACGTTACCGTACCCCAACTGCGAGGGATGTATAATGGCGATCGCGCTAGGAAGAAGGTTTTAATCGAGCATGGCTTTAGACTGCCCTCTGCTGCGGATAATCGCCCGTTAAAAGCTGATGAGTTTTGGTCCAAGGTAAATCAGTGTGTCTTTGTTTCGGCAACTCCTGCAACATGGGAATTGGAACAGTCAGAAGATCGGGTTGCCCAGCAGATTATTCGACCTACAGGAGTAATCGATCCCGAAATTTTAGTTCGCCCCACAGAGGGACAAGTAGACGATTTATTTGGCGAAATTCACGATCGCATTGCCAAAGGAGAACGGGTTTTAATTACCACCCTGACGAAAAAAATGTCAGAAGACTTAAGCGAATATTTTGCCGAACGAGATATCAAAGTTCAATATTTGCACTCGGAAATTAAATCAATTGAACGAATCGAAATTTTACAGTCTCTACGCAGGGGCGATGTTGATGTTTTAATCGGGGTCAACCTATTGCGGGAAGGTTTAGATTTGCCAGAAGTATCTTTGGTAGCAATTCTTGATGCGGATAAAGAAGGCTTTTTACGTTCGGCAAGTTCGATTATTCAAACTATTGGTAGGGCTGCCCGTCACGTGCAGGGACAGGCAATTTTGTATGCCGATAATCTGACTAAAAGTATGGCAAAGGCAATTGAAGAAACTGAAAGAAGACGTAATATTCAAATTGCTTACAACAAACGCCACAACATTACTCCCAAGCCAATTATTAAAAATGAAGAGAATTCGATTCTGGCTTTCTTAGATATTTCTCGCCGTTTAAACTCCGAACAGCTAGAGGAAGTTTACGAGAAATCGGCTGAACTATCTCTAGAGAAAATTCCCGCCCTTATCGAACAGCTAGAAGCCAAAATGAAACAAGCAGCCAAAGATCTTGAGTTTGAAGAAGCAGCTAAATATCGCGATCGCATTCTTAAGTTGCGGGATAAATTATTAGGGAGAAGCAGAAATAATACCAATTCTCAAAAATAG
- a CDS encoding MgtC/SapB family protein, whose protein sequence is MVAKKLLQTSSFSPLGWQGVLLRLGVALLAGAIIGLERETKKKPAGLRTIMLVSFGSALVVLVPIEIGAAEQNLDVLGRAISGVISGVGFIGGGTILRESKGKGLTSAAAIWVSAALGITVGCGLWILGLVVAVVTWIILRLFEKWEEYL, encoded by the coding sequence TTGGTTGCAAAAAAATTGTTACAAACTTCTTCTTTTTCTCCTCTTGGTTGGCAAGGTGTTTTATTGCGCTTAGGTGTTGCTCTCTTAGCTGGTGCAATTATTGGCTTGGAAAGAGAAACTAAAAAGAAACCAGCAGGGCTGAGAACCATTATGCTGGTTAGTTTTGGTTCTGCGTTAGTGGTACTTGTCCCGATTGAAATAGGTGCAGCAGAACAGAATTTAGATGTCTTAGGCAGAGCTATTTCTGGTGTTATTAGTGGAGTTGGATTTATTGGCGGTGGAACAATTTTACGCGAGTCTAAAGGAAAAGGTTTAACTTCCGCAGCCGCCATTTGGGTTTCTGCTGCTTTAGGAATTACTGTCGGCTGCGGATTGTGGATTCTAGGGTTAGTGGTAGCAGTAGTTACCTGGATAATCTTGCGGCTATTTGAGAAATGGGAAGAATATCTCTAG
- a CDS encoding Crp/Fnr family transcriptional regulator, whose amino-acid sequence MSQIVSRSLNHFLAALPEAEYQRLKPHLTSVSLAAETILYETSQRMETVYFPKNAVFSSSFKLSNGSTVEIGLIGATGMIGLPAIFGNNYSCSQVLVLVADSAMKISARVLKREFERGGELQRLLLTYADTRLKEVAQLAACNRHHIIEERLARWLLMVQDLSQSDELPLTQELISNIIGVRRSTVTLAAGILQQKRCICYSRGKITILNREALEDNACECYQLLRQKSCRR is encoded by the coding sequence ATGTCACAAATTGTTTCGCGATCGCTTAATCATTTTTTAGCAGCTTTGCCAGAAGCTGAATATCAACGTTTAAAGCCTCATTTAACGTCTGTTTCTTTGGCTGCGGAAACAATTCTCTATGAGACTTCACAAAGGATGGAAACTGTTTATTTTCCCAAAAATGCAGTGTTTTCTTCATCTTTTAAATTGAGTAATGGTTCGACTGTTGAAATTGGTTTAATCGGCGCTACGGGAATGATTGGTCTTCCAGCTATTTTTGGCAATAATTATAGTTGTAGTCAGGTTCTTGTTTTAGTAGCAGATAGTGCTATGAAAATTTCTGCTCGGGTTTTAAAACGCGAGTTCGAGCGAGGAGGAGAATTGCAGAGGCTATTGCTTACCTACGCCGACACCAGACTAAAAGAGGTTGCTCAACTAGCAGCTTGTAACCGTCATCATATAATTGAAGAACGTCTAGCTCGTTGGCTGCTGATGGTTCAAGATTTAAGTCAATCTGATGAACTGCCTCTGACTCAGGAGTTGATCAGTAATATAATAGGAGTTCGTCGTTCGACCGTAACCTTAGCAGCAGGTATTCTTCAGCAAAAAAGATGTATTTGTTATTCCCGTGGCAAAATTACTATTTTAAATCGGGAAGCTTTAGAAGACAATGCTTGCGAATGCTATCAGCTTTTGCGTCAAAAATCTTGTCGGCGATAA
- a CDS encoding general stress protein yields the protein MTTNKLQRAVGTFATRQDAESALRELRDAGFNMDRVSVIAKDVEPQEQMGGAEVKPASDQAQGGAAAGATAGAATGGLMGLIGGLGVIALPGVGVVAELGIILANTLLGSGIGAAGGGLVGALIGWGIPEDQARYYDDMISQGKYIVLMEGTQAEISGAEAILTNRRIQDWSIYNTMGGTYPNTGMGIF from the coding sequence ATGACTACTAATAAACTTCAACGCGCCGTTGGCACTTTTGCTACCCGCCAAGATGCTGAATCTGCGCTACGGGAACTACGAGATGCAGGATTCAATATGGATCGAGTTTCGGTAATTGCCAAAGACGTTGAACCACAAGAACAGATGGGCGGTGCAGAAGTGAAACCCGCTAGCGATCAAGCTCAAGGTGGTGCAGCAGCAGGAGCAACCGCAGGAGCAGCAACTGGCGGACTAATGGGGTTGATTGGCGGGTTAGGTGTAATCGCTCTTCCAGGCGTTGGTGTAGTAGCAGAATTGGGAATAATTTTAGCTAATACTTTACTCGGTAGCGGTATCGGCGCAGCAGGCGGCGGTTTAGTCGGAGCTTTAATTGGTTGGGGAATTCCCGAAGATCAAGCTAGGTATTATGACGACATGATTTCTCAAGGCAAATATATAGTTTTGATGGAAGGGACACAAGCTGAAATCAGTGGTGCAGAAGCTATCCTGACAAACAGACGCATTCAAGATTGGAGTATTTATAATACGATGGGAGGTACTTATCCTAATACTGGAATGGGTATTTTTTAA